The following proteins come from a genomic window of Flavobacteriaceae bacterium MAR_2010_188:
- a CDS encoding two-component system, chemotaxis family, CheB/CheR fusion protein translates to MPKHSPIFPIVGVGASAGGLDSFKRFIGDIPVDSGMAYVLLQHLDPDHESLLPEILANHTTLAVNEITDGLKIKPNHIYILPENELVTVSDHVLNLSPRKKNEQNLPIDYFFKSLALIHKTLAAGVVLSGTAHDGTLGLKHIKEHGGITFAEDPQTAKWVEMPQNAISSGVVDFVLSPEEIVKKLLKTNIAYQHTLTWDEEKLPKGQEDAFRQILSLMRLRSNVDFNYYKQPTLKRRIARRMGINEMDSLKNYLELLREDKNEQEALFQDMLIQVTSFFRDTQMFHELREKIFPDLLKNGDKQNPTLRLWVAGCATGEEAYSLAMTLQDVLDESVDALNSRPKIQIFASDISTKAIEHAREGIFNHLAVESLTEDMRRKYFTKINSDYRINKSIRDLIVFAPHNFLKDPPFAKIDLLSCRNVFIYMDTFLQKKALTTFHYALKENGYLVLGKAETVGSSTNQFIPVSKHEKIYSRTKGLGRYVPSAPKIKQPPLKSIEPKFSYSDKEPDFRKVADKMLIDRHTPPNVIVDDQMEVVHINGVLSPFLEHHSGKPSFNLNKMAQEGLGFELRNAIHKVRSGKSPVIKKDIPIHTAEENFLVTIEVLALKGTVEPHYLIVFHRKSAASPPSEKIKKLFKGIFKPRKNELQAQNLALRNELAQVREDMGSISEDQEATNEELQSANEELLSSNEEMQSLNEELETSKEELQSTNEELVIINQELVEKQNQIKHQFEYTEAILATLRESLVVLDKDLRLRSGNDAFFKKFEVRENDVLGKSIFTIQQGKWNDDALKNLLSKVLNERAVLKDFDIKLELPKIGYRNFQLNAREIVDGNKSDKLILLAIEDVTERKKAVQKYEESIDELKKTNEQLDQFTNIASHDLQEPLRKILIFSDRLRNSENVTLAPEMVTYVEKMEESAKRMTTLVKNLLDYSRVANHDLLLENTDLNEVLRDLLPDFEVLIEEKNAQIDISPLPTIKSIPHQISQLFYNLINNALKFSNKAIPPKIEISTKELDPKEIELYRGLNEHQKYIEILVKDNGIGFDKKYGEHIFKIFQRLNKPREYQGTGIGLALVKRIVDNHKGLIFADSKEGEGAEFHVILPVDGPVSKNLVL, encoded by the coding sequence ATGCCGAAACATTCTCCTATATTTCCCATTGTTGGTGTGGGTGCCTCTGCCGGAGGATTAGATTCCTTTAAAAGATTTATCGGGGACATCCCCGTAGATTCGGGGATGGCATATGTTCTTCTGCAACATCTGGATCCAGATCATGAGAGCCTCCTTCCTGAAATACTTGCCAACCATACCACCCTCGCAGTAAATGAAATAACGGATGGGCTTAAAATTAAACCCAATCATATATACATCTTACCAGAAAATGAACTGGTTACGGTTAGCGATCACGTCTTAAATCTAAGCCCACGCAAGAAGAACGAACAAAACCTGCCCATTGACTATTTCTTTAAGTCCTTGGCATTGATACATAAGACCTTAGCTGCGGGCGTGGTTCTTTCGGGGACGGCGCATGATGGCACTCTTGGTCTAAAGCATATAAAAGAACATGGTGGAATAACCTTTGCCGAGGATCCACAAACAGCTAAATGGGTAGAAATGCCCCAAAATGCCATTTCTTCAGGGGTGGTAGATTTTGTTCTTTCGCCAGAAGAGATCGTAAAGAAACTATTAAAGACCAATATAGCCTATCAACATACATTAACTTGGGACGAAGAAAAACTGCCAAAAGGACAAGAGGATGCCTTTAGACAAATCCTGTCATTGATGCGCCTTCGCTCTAATGTGGATTTTAATTATTATAAGCAGCCAACCCTTAAACGTCGTATAGCCAGAAGGATGGGAATCAATGAAATGGATTCTTTAAAAAATTATCTGGAATTGCTACGGGAAGATAAAAATGAACAGGAAGCCCTTTTTCAGGATATGCTTATACAGGTGACTTCCTTTTTCCGGGATACTCAAATGTTCCATGAATTGCGCGAGAAAATTTTTCCGGACTTATTAAAGAATGGAGATAAACAGAACCCCACACTCAGGTTATGGGTAGCGGGCTGTGCAACCGGGGAGGAAGCGTATTCTCTGGCGATGACCCTACAAGATGTTCTTGATGAATCTGTTGATGCTCTTAATAGTCGACCAAAAATACAGATTTTCGCTTCCGATATCTCTACCAAAGCCATTGAACATGCGAGGGAGGGCATATTTAACCATTTGGCAGTTGAATCCCTAACGGAGGACATGAGGCGGAAATATTTTACCAAGATCAACAGTGATTATAGGATCAATAAATCCATTCGTGACCTGATCGTATTTGCTCCTCATAATTTTTTGAAAGATCCTCCCTTCGCAAAGATCGATCTATTAAGTTGCCGAAATGTTTTTATCTATATGGATACTTTCTTGCAAAAGAAAGCATTGACCACATTTCATTACGCCCTAAAAGAGAATGGTTATCTTGTCCTTGGTAAGGCTGAAACTGTAGGCTCATCTACTAATCAATTTATTCCTGTTTCTAAACACGAAAAAATTTACTCCCGTACAAAAGGTCTAGGACGTTATGTGCCTTCAGCCCCCAAAATAAAACAACCGCCTTTAAAATCTATAGAACCAAAGTTTTCATATTCGGACAAGGAACCAGATTTTAGAAAAGTCGCGGATAAAATGCTAATAGACAGACATACACCCCCTAACGTAATCGTTGATGATCAAATGGAGGTTGTGCATATCAATGGTGTCCTTTCTCCCTTTCTAGAGCATCACTCAGGCAAACCAAGCTTTAATCTTAACAAAATGGCTCAGGAGGGTCTGGGTTTTGAACTCCGGAACGCTATACATAAGGTCCGCTCCGGCAAATCCCCGGTCATTAAGAAGGATATACCGATACATACAGCAGAAGAAAATTTTTTGGTAACAATAGAGGTCCTTGCCCTAAAGGGTACGGTGGAGCCACACTATTTGATTGTTTTCCATCGAAAATCGGCAGCTTCACCACCATCTGAAAAAATAAAGAAACTTTTTAAAGGGATATTTAAACCTCGCAAGAACGAGCTACAGGCACAAAACCTTGCCTTAAGAAATGAACTCGCGCAAGTTCGTGAAGACATGGGAAGTATCAGTGAGGACCAGGAGGCCACAAATGAAGAACTTCAAAGTGCCAATGAAGAACTGCTTAGCAGTAATGAAGAAATGCAGAGCTTAAATGAGGAACTAGAAACTTCCAAAGAAGAATTGCAATCTACCAATGAGGAGCTGGTGATCATTAACCAAGAACTGGTTGAAAAGCAAAATCAAATAAAGCATCAATTTGAATATACCGAAGCTATCTTGGCAACTCTTCGGGAATCTTTAGTGGTTTTAGATAAGGATCTGCGGCTGCGAAGTGGTAACGATGCGTTTTTTAAAAAATTCGAGGTTAGGGAAAATGATGTGCTGGGGAAATCCATTTTTACCATTCAGCAAGGAAAATGGAACGATGATGCCCTAAAAAACTTGTTAAGTAAGGTCTTGAACGAAAGAGCAGTTCTAAAGGATTTTGATATAAAATTAGAACTGCCTAAAATCGGATATCGTAACTTTCAACTTAACGCCAGAGAAATAGTAGATGGTAATAAATCAGATAAGTTAATTTTACTGGCTATCGAGGATGTCACGGAACGAAAAAAAGCGGTTCAGAAGTATGAAGAAAGCATTGATGAACTGAAGAAGACTAACGAGCAGCTAGACCAGTTTACAAATATTGCCAGCCACGATTTACAGGAGCCATTAAGAAAGATATTGATATTTTCGGACAGGTTGCGTAACAGTGAGAATGTTACCTTAGCTCCGGAGATGGTTACCTATGTGGAAAAAATGGAAGAATCGGCCAAACGGATGACAACTTTGGTAAAAAATCTTTTGGATTATTCTCGGGTCGCTAATCATGATTTACTCTTGGAAAATACCGACCTTAATGAGGTATTGAGGGACTTGCTTCCGGATTTTGAAGTCCTTATAGAGGAAAAAAATGCTCAGATAGACATCTCTCCTCTACCAACGATAAAGTCGATTCCGCACCAGATAAGCCAACTTTTTTATAATTTGATCAATAATGCCCTAAAATTCTCCAATAAGGCTATTCCACCTAAAATTGAAATCTCTACAAAAGAACTAGACCCTAAAGAAATTGAGTTATACAGAGGTTTGAATGAACATCAAAAATATATTGAAATTTTGGTAAAGGATAATGGCATCGGCTTTGACAAAAAATATGGTGAACATATTTTCAAGATTTTTCAAAGATTAAACAAACCACGTGAATATCAAGGCACTGGGATTGGACTTGCTTTAGTAAAACGTATCGTTGACAATCATAAAGGTCTAATCTTTGCGGATTCTAAAGAAGGGGAAGGTGCGGAATTTCATGTTATCCTGCCTGTCGATGGCCCTGTATCAAAAAACTTAGTTCTATAG
- a CDS encoding Acetyl esterase/lipase, translated as MKSKCTTQQPPIISTKKILWASGILFLLLFQTAFSQTKDDMKEKKKEKEEMKKTDPKINTQDPMKIMPNGPQPEWAPNIDPQMLAVIEQFQSYENPPFDGATGFQYRNIKLPANAVMDLLHKTGVKPTETKVDISHKILPVGDEGVLVRIYTPKNAGNIALPVIVYYHGGGWVIADLDTYESAPMALAEKVNAVVVSVAYRQAPENKFPAAHEDSFAAYKWVVENAAEIGGNPEMIATAGESAGGNLAVAMALMAKERGVKLPVHIVSVYPITDGDIESPSYTEYEKAVPLNKGFMKWFFDQYVPDWKTNNDPLINLIDADLSGLPATTIINAQIDPLENEGKVLAEKLKAAGVDVERKMYEGVTHEFFGMNAVLDQAVDAQKMATDRLKKSFSNKEKM; from the coding sequence ATGAAAAGTAAATGTACAACACAACAACCTCCAATAATTTCAACCAAGAAAATCCTGTGGGCAAGCGGCATATTATTTCTGCTGCTGTTTCAAACAGCATTCTCACAAACAAAAGATGACATGAAAGAAAAGAAAAAAGAAAAAGAAGAAATGAAAAAAACAGATCCAAAGATCAATACCCAAGATCCCATGAAAATAATGCCCAACGGCCCTCAACCAGAATGGGCGCCGAATATTGACCCTCAGATGTTGGCCGTTATAGAACAGTTTCAATCATATGAAAATCCACCTTTTGATGGGGCAACCGGTTTTCAATATCGTAATATTAAATTGCCTGCCAATGCAGTAATGGACCTACTTCATAAAACAGGAGTAAAACCAACCGAGACCAAAGTGGATATTAGCCACAAGATTCTGCCTGTTGGTGATGAAGGTGTTCTGGTTCGTATCTACACTCCAAAAAATGCTGGAAACATAGCATTACCAGTGATCGTTTATTACCACGGTGGTGGTTGGGTTATTGCCGACCTAGACACTTATGAGTCTGCGCCAATGGCGTTGGCAGAAAAAGTAAATGCGGTGGTAGTTTCTGTTGCTTATAGACAAGCCCCAGAGAATAAATTTCCGGCTGCTCACGAAGATTCTTTCGCGGCTTACAAATGGGTGGTAGAGAATGCGGCTGAAATAGGCGGAAACCCAGAAATGATTGCTACTGCAGGCGAAAGTGCCGGAGGTAATTTAGCGGTTGCAATGGCTTTAATGGCCAAGGAAAGAGGAGTTAAATTACCGGTGCATATTGTTTCGGTTTATCCGATTACAGATGGCGACATCGAATCTCCGAGCTATACCGAATACGAAAAAGCGGTGCCTTTAAACAAAGGTTTTATGAAATGGTTCTTTGACCAATATGTACCAGATTGGAAAACCAATAACGATCCTCTGATAAATCTTATAGATGCTGATCTTTCTGGGCTTCCTGCAACGACAATTATCAATGCGCAAATAGACCCGTTGGAAAATGAAGGCAAGGTATTAGCCGAAAAATTGAAGGCTGCCGGGGTTGATGTTGAAAGAAAAATGTATGAAGGTGTGACTCACGAATTTTTTGGTATGAACGCCGTTTTAGATCAAGCGGTTGATGCTCAAAAAATGGCAACTGATCGTTTGAAAAAGAGTTTTTCCAATAAAGAGAAAATGTAA
- a CDS encoding EcsC protein family protein, which produces MEENNKAELATKSDQTMKPSDLAALRLAKYDMENVGKIMQGLNKVGSSVESGIEALPEKQQKWLSKNINNILFKILKSNISSMENKKKFKEPSNTTYKALVGATGIGSGFFGSLNPIGAAIFVSELFISTRFMMRSIMDIARSEGEDIYSPEAQMACLQVFALGGKSKDDDLAETSYYTSRMAMTAALKGATTYLSKYGVKGLGKMMLTSANPVLMAVGLIASRLTIQISEKFISQAIPVIGAAGGGAINYIFMEHFQRMAKSHFTIRRLERKYGEGIVKSYYTQMSLD; this is translated from the coding sequence ATGGAAGAAAATAATAAGGCTGAACTCGCCACGAAATCCGACCAGACCATGAAGCCCTCTGACCTCGCAGCCTTGCGTTTGGCAAAGTACGACATGGAAAATGTTGGGAAGATTATGCAAGGTTTAAATAAGGTGGGTAGCAGCGTAGAATCCGGAATAGAGGCGTTACCAGAAAAACAACAAAAATGGCTTTCCAAGAATATCAATAATATTCTCTTCAAGATTTTAAAGAGCAATATTTCTTCAATGGAAAACAAAAAGAAATTTAAGGAGCCTTCTAATACGACGTATAAGGCTTTGGTAGGTGCCACGGGTATTGGAAGTGGTTTTTTTGGTTCTCTTAATCCGATCGGTGCAGCAATATTTGTTTCCGAACTTTTTATATCTACCAGATTTATGATGAGGTCTATCATGGATATCGCTCGGAGTGAGGGAGAAGATATTTATTCTCCCGAAGCACAGATGGCCTGCTTACAAGTATTTGCACTAGGCGGCAAGTCTAAGGATGATGATTTAGCAGAGACAAGCTATTATACGAGCCGTATGGCAATGACCGCGGCGTTAAAGGGCGCGACGACTTATCTATCTAAATATGGCGTAAAAGGTTTGGGTAAAATGATGTTGACCAGTGCAAATCCGGTGTTGATGGCGGTGGGCTTGATTGCTTCGCGTTTAACGATACAGATTTCCGAAAAATTTATCTCCCAAGCAATACCGGTAATTGGTGCTGCGGGTGGTGGAGCGATTAACTATATCTTTATGGAACACTTCCAAAGAATGGCAAAGTCGCATTTTACGATTAGACGATTAGAAAGAAAATATGGGGAAGGTATTGTGAAGTCTTATTACACCCAAATGAGTCTCGATTAA
- a CDS encoding putative endonuclease (manually curated) — protein MFIVYILHSEKLNKYYCGQTQNMEHRLLQHNSGQGNYTSKGMPWVKIIDFKCLDRAEAMSLERKIKKRGIERYLSDK, from the coding sequence ATGTTTATAGTATATATTTTGCACAGCGAAAAATTAAATAAATATTACTGTGGTCAGACACAGAATATGGAGCATAGACTTTTGCAACATAACTCTGGACAAGGGAATTACACTTCAAAGGGTATGCCTTGGGTAAAGATTATCGACTTTAAGTGTCTCGACAGAGCGGAAGCTATGTCGCTAGAAAGAAAAATAAAGAAAAGAGGTATTGAAAGATACTTATCTGATAAATGA
- a CDS encoding Membrane proteinase PrsW, cleaves anti-sigma factor RsiW, M82 family, whose product MAKIFRNIVATTFLITVLCLVLFYPLVLIHRFGWYDLFLLSLAITPGIFIMVTIYNLDQYDKEPLWLLSIAYIFGAIILYADIDILEYIFNSINVEKNILGVGEKSLIVGVTEEILKFIIVLFIIFPNKHFDEPFDGIVYSVFVAMGFATAENLTFVMQGSSSTALLRMISAIPAHFVFAVIMGYYLGKAKSEKKLVYLVLSLLLPIAIHTIYDYFLFLDFIPGIWIGGLVTLVLALFLAKNSILAHLAASPFREDNISEEK is encoded by the coding sequence ATGGCTAAAATATTCAGAAATATCGTCGCCACTACATTTTTGATAACCGTGTTATGCTTGGTGCTCTTTTACCCACTGGTACTCATACATCGGTTTGGTTGGTACGATTTATTCTTGTTGTCTTTAGCGATCACACCGGGAATTTTTATAATGGTCACCATTTATAATCTAGATCAATACGACAAGGAACCATTATGGCTGCTTTCAATTGCCTATATATTTGGGGCGATTATCCTATACGCCGACATAGATATTTTAGAATATATCTTTAATTCTATTAATGTTGAAAAAAACATTCTTGGAGTGGGGGAGAAGTCCTTGATTGTAGGCGTCACCGAAGAGATTTTGAAATTTATAATAGTGCTCTTCATCATTTTTCCCAACAAGCATTTTGACGAGCCTTTTGACGGCATTGTTTATTCGGTTTTTGTTGCAATGGGATTTGCTACCGCAGAAAACTTGACGTTTGTAATGCAGGGTTCGTCATCCACTGCTTTGTTAAGGATGATTTCTGCCATACCCGCTCATTTTGTTTTCGCTGTGATAATGGGTTATTATTTAGGTAAGGCAAAGTCAGAAAAGAAGTTGGTTTATCTCGTTTTATCTCTGCTTTTACCGATTGCTATTCACACCATCTATGATTATTTCCTATTTCTAGATTTTATCCCCGGGATATGGATTGGCGGACTCGTAACCCTTGTGCTGGCTTTATTTTTAGCTAAAAATTCAATTTTGGCTCATTTGGCCGCATCTCCTTTTAGAGAAGATAATATTTCGGAGGAAAAATAA